One Centroberyx gerrardi isolate f3 chromosome 2, fCenGer3.hap1.cur.20231027, whole genome shotgun sequence DNA window includes the following coding sequences:
- the lin54 gene encoding protein lin-54 homolog → MDVVSPELNSLLPDEIMDTEAIVMEDVPPSQPDGTAVPPEPSDDTPVPMETDTPIVPENVSLCSDVSSAEHTQALTTDSTLSIGSASQLPLSLSGASSSLLTLKPALATSTATTKTTDSLTGTSVTTSGLQKLSAPFTISAANHQIILNKVASAQATEATKSAGTSAQVIKQEGQKLLVTAIGKSGQPIVLQLPHTGSKPGIGQASGDGKSQATQFKVVTIGGRSELKPVVGSAASQMPTLQAQQLKTVQIAKKTQVSSAAPIKFIITKTVNSKGLTAQTSVSPVIAGRVLTQNTPVMPPRTITLTEPLNSSIQSLSSKKIAISPLKSPSKLTVVSVASQTPNAPQKSVALPVNVALGQQILTVQQSTSGSPAKVVSSQATAQTIKPVQSVAVGGVAGSQYKTIIPLATQPNVQQIQVPGSRFHYVRLVTATTGSSTGQTGGPSTSSIQTAKPMVVNTGAMRMSVPIVPAQTIKQVVPKPLTSAAQVVTTTQTQQRLIMPATPLPQIQPNFTNLPPGTVLAPAPGGGNVGYAVVPAQYVTQLQQSPFVTLASSSGFPASSSIQTQARLPLNGLSTAETTTRPRKPCNCTKSQCLKLYCDCFANGEFCNNCNCNNCFNNLEHETERLKAIKTCLDRNPEAFKPKIGKGKEGESDRRHSKGCNCKRSGCLKNYCECYEAKIMCSSICKCIGCKNFEESPERKTLMHLADAAEVRVQQQTAAKTKLSSQISDLLMRTTPVISSGGGRLPYTFVTKEVLEATCECLLEQAKQAEQTHQPQAQAERMILEEFGHCLMRIISSAGKAKTDCASINC, encoded by the exons ATGGATGTGGTGTCACCAGAGCTCAACAGTCTCCTTCCTGATGAGATCATGGACACCGAGGCCATAGTGATGGAGGACGTCCCTCCCTCGCAACCCGATGGCACCGCAGTCCCGCCAGAGCCCAGTGACGACACGCCGGTCCCAATGGAAACAGATACACCCATTGTTCCAGAAAATGTGAGCCTCTGTTCGGATGTCTCTTCAGCAGAGCACACCCAGGCTCTGACCACAGACTCCACGCTCAGTATCGGCTCTGCAAGCCAGCTTCCCCTCTCACTCTCCGGTGCATCATCATCCCTTCTCACCCTCAAACCGGCCCTGGCCACTTCCACAGCCACCACCAAAACTACAGATAGCTTGACTGGGACCAGTGTCACTACAAGTGGGTTACAGAAGCTCTCAGCTCCCTTTACCATCTCTGCCGCAAACCACCAGATCATCCTCAACAAGGTGGCCTCAGCTCAAGCCACTGAAGCAACAAAGTCAGCAGGCACTTCAGCCCAGGTTATCAAGCAGGAGGGGCAAAAACTTTTGGTTACAGCAATAGGGAAGTCGGGGCAACCCATAGTGCTCCAGTTaccacacacaggcagcaaGCCTGGCATTGGGCAGGCTTCAGGAGACGGCAAGTCCCAAGCTACTCAGTTTAAGGTGGTGACCATTGGGGGAAGGTCTGAGCTGAAGCCGGTGGTGGGGAGCGCTGCCAGCCAGATGCCCACACTGCAGGCCCAGCAGCTGAAGACTGTGCAG ATCGCTAAGAAAACGCAGGTTTCCTCAGCAGCACCAATCAAGTTCATCATCACTAAAACGGTTAACAGCAAAGGACTAACTGCTCAGACATCAGTATCTCCTGTTATTGCAG GACGGGTCCTAACACAGAATACCCCAGTGATGCCCCCAAGGACCATTACTCTAACTGAGCCCCTCAACAGTAGCATTCAAAGTCTCTCCAGCAAAAAGATTGCTATTTCGCCCCTCAAGAGTCCCAGCAAG CTGACTGTGGTGTCTGTGGCTTCCCAGACCCCCAACGCCCCTCAGAAGTCGGTGGCACTGCCTGTCAATGTAGCCCTTGGCCAGCAGATCCTTACAGTGCAACAGTCCACATCTGGGTCCCCAGCCAAGGTGGTCTCTAGCCAAGCCACAGCACAG actataaaaccagtgcAGTCAGTGGCTGTGGGAGGTGTCGCTGGCTCCCAGTACAAGACCATCATCCCCCTGGCCACCCAGCCCAACGTGCAGCAGATTCAGGTGCCAGGCAGCAGGTTCCACTACGTCCGGCTGGTCACAGCAACCACAGGCAGCAGCACAGGACAGACCGGTGGTCCCAGCACCAGCTCCATACAAACAG CTAAACCTATGGTGGTCAATACAGGAGCAATGAGGATGTCTGTCCCAATCGTCCCAGCACAAACCATCAAACAG GTGGTGCCTAAGCCCCTGACATCAGCAGCCCAGGTAGTAACCACGACTCAGACCCAGCAACGCCTGATCATGCCTGCAACTCCGCTACCCCAGATCCAGCCCAACTTCACCAACCTCCCTCCTGGCACCGTGCTGGCACCAGCTCCTGGGGGCGGGAACGTGGGTTATGCAGTTGTGCCAGCACAATATGTCACGCAG CTCCAGCAGTCACCGTTTGTGACCCTGGCCAGCAGCTCTGGTTTCCCCGCTTCCTCTAGTATCCAGACTCAGGCCAGACTGCCACTCAATGG CTTGTCAACGGCAGAAACAACCACAAGACCAAGGAAACCATGCAACTGCACCAAGTCACAGTGTCTTAAGCT ATACTGTGACTGCTTTGCAAATGGAGagttctgcaataactgcaatTGCAATAATTGCTTCAATAACCTGGAACATGAAACAGAACGACTTAAAGCCATTAAG ACGTGTCTGGACCGGAATCCAGAGGCCTTCAAACCTAAAATTGGCAAAGGCAAAGAGGGAGAGTCGGACCGTCGACACAGCAAAGGCTGCAACTGCAAACGGTCGGGCTGCCTGAAGAACTACTGCGAGTGCTACGAG GCAAAGATCATGTGCTCGTCCATTTGTAAGTGTATCGGCTGCAAGAACTTTGAGGAGAGCCCGGAGAGGAAGACGTTGATGCACTTGGCTGATGCAGCAGAAGTTAGAGTACAGCAGCAGACTGCAGCCAAGACCAAGCTGTCTTCACAAATCTCAGACCTGCTTATGCGGACCACACCTGTCATTTCAAGTGGAGGCGGGAG GCTGCCTTATACGTTTGTGACGAAGGAGGTGCTCGAAGCGACATGCGAGTGTCTGCTGGAACAGGCCAAGCAGGCGGAGCAGACTCATCAGCCTCAGGCCCAAGCGGAGAGGATGATCCTGGAGGAGTTCGGACACTGCCTCATGAGGATAATCAGCTCCGCGGGGAAAGCCAAAACAGACTGTGCCTCCATCAACTGCTAG
- the sec31a gene encoding protein transport protein Sec31A: MKLKEINRTAIQSWSPAQHHPIYLATGTSAQQLDASFSTNASLEIFELDLAEPSLDMKSCGTFSSSHRYHKLVWGPHGMDAQGLPSGVLIAGGENGDVILYDPAKIIAGESDVIIAQSDKHTGPVRALDVNPFQANLFASGGNESEIYIWDMNNFGSPMTPGPKTQPVEDISCVAWNRQVQHILASANPSGRASVWDLRKNDLIIKVSDHSNRMHCSGLAWNPEVATQLVLASEDDRLPVIQMWDLRFATSPLKILENHTRGVLAIAWSLADPELLLSCGKDSRILCWNPNTAEVVYELPTSTQWCFDLQWCPRNPAVLSAAAFDGHIDIYSIMGGSNQAQSQRQADQISNSFGNMDPFGTGQALPPLQLPQSTAPPTTVNPLKKPPKWIRRPVGASFAFGGKLVSLENTKPNPQQPQQPATHIVHVSQVVTETTFLKRSDQLQTTLSAGNFVDFCQAKIDAAENEFEKTVWSFLKVNFDDNVRGKFLELLGYKKEELALKISAALEEKAVEPVKPVAEVDQPAPVSLQPLADPGLFSAADTPEAFFDMISAANLQPADKLELEATADPETEEPAAADPEAEDTSAGEALTSEPEPDVDQVLPEEEDIPLEDEEVTAPVEEEPSPAEETAAPAEDPAEDTAEVPAAEVPAEVPAEVPAEVPAQVQDQVPAQIPAQVAAPDPDKGGVSLSISQDVDGLITQALLTGDFEGAVELCLHDNRMADSIILAIAGGAELLEKTQKKYFTKTHSKITKLISAVVMKDWHDILQTCDLQNWKEALAAVMTYAQPDEFSSLCDLLGGRLEAAEESQLQAQACLCYICAGNVEKLVSCWTRAQDGYCPLSLQDLVEKVVVLRQAVEQTQRSGPAVMGVLLAEKMSQYANLLASQGNLSTAITYLPDNTNQVAVQQLRDRLSRALGQQAAAPAAPAAPVQTQRAQAQRPAPQAQHTAAVPRLPFTPAQPAMVPQPTAAPAPMPPPASAPAQPQYYQPVRAASTVTSWSNQTPTALPNVPPPLQLGTASDQQVEPSNPMYGMPASGAPAAPPASSTPAFMYSHQYQPYPQVNQYPPGAGGVPIYQPLQYSSAAPLPPPPAATSSTPQPPGFLSQYVQPVPSQQAPPLYPGPPPVSQCLSSSPPSHPPFFPTASSSFSPPPSSGASFQHGGPGSPVSYMPPPPPTGLSGTQPDPDQIPASQRKGPQNGWNDPPALSRAPKKKQLPENYTPPAPITAPIMAPLGGDPQAQPICSAAPQAMVQGPPGGQAPYSGMQQQLSPPPMNPAMPKTSVEGAPGAPIGDVIQPMQSIPAEKIMKKPIPDEHLVLKTTFEGLIHKCLAVAADPQTKRKLDDANKRLEALYDKLREQTLSPAIVGGLHNMARSIESRSYAEGLNIHTHIVSNSNFSETSAFMPVLKVVLTQANKLGV; this comes from the exons ATGAAACTTAAAGAGATCAACCGCACAGCCATCCAGAGCTGGAGCCCTGCGCAGCACCACCCAATCTACCTGGCGACAG GAACGTCGGCCCAGCAGCTGGATGCCTCCTTCAGCACCAATGCCTCCTTGGAGATCTTTGAGCTGGACCTGGCTGAGCCGTCTCTGGACATGAAGTCCTGCggcaccttctcctcctctcacag aTACCACAAACTGGTGTGGGGTCCCCATGGGATGGATGCCCAAGGTCTCCCGTCCGGGGTCCTGATCGCCGGAGGGGAGAACGGCGACGTCATCCTGTACGACCCCGCCAAGATCATCGCCGGAGAGAGCGACGTGATCATCGCTCAAAGTGACAAGCACACGGGGCCAGTGAGAGCGCTCGACGTCAACCCGTTCCAG GCAAACCTGTTCGCATCAGGTGGGAATGAGTCTGAAATCTATATATGGGATATGAATAACTTTGGCTCTCCAATGACACCAGGACCTAAAACTcag CCTGTGGAGGACATCAGTTGTGTGGCGTGGAACAGGCAGGTCCAGCACATCCTGGCCTCTGCCAACCCCAGCGGCCGAGCCTCCGTCTGGGATCTCCGCAAGAATGACCTCATCATTAAAGTCAGCGACCACAGCAACAGA ATGCATTGCTCTGGGCTGGCCTGGAACCCAGAGGTGGCCACTCAGCTGGTCCTGGCTTCGGAGGACGACCGGCTGCCCGTCATCCAGATGTGGGACTTGCGTTTCGCCACCTCCCCACTCAAGATATTAGAGAATCACACACG GGGCGTCCTGGCCATCGCCTGGAGCTTGGCCGATCCCGAGCTGCTTCTGAGCTGTGGGAAGGACAGCCGGATCCTGTGCTGGAATCCAAACACGGCGGAG GTTGTGTATGAGTTGCCCACCAGCACGCAGTGGTGCTTTGACCTCCAGTGGTGCCCCAGGAACCCGGCGGTGCTGTCGGCCGCGGCCTTCGACGGACACATCGACATCTATTCCATCATGGGGGGCAGCAACCAGGCCCAGAGCCAGAGGCAGGCCGACCAG ATCAGCAACTCGTTTGGGAACATGGATCCTTTTGGGACAGGACAAGCGCTGCCCCCTCTGCAGTTGCCCCAGTCCACTGCCCCTCCAACTACAGTCAACCCCCTGAAGAAGCCGCCCAAGTGGATCCGCAGACCTGTAGGGGCCTCGTTTGCT TTCGGGGGGAAGCTGGTATCTCTGGAGAACACCAAGCCGAACCCCCAGCAGCCTCAGCAGCCCGCTACACATATTGTTCATGTCAGCCAGGTTGTTACGGAAACAACCTTTTTGAAGCGCTCTGATCAGCTGCAGACGACACTGAGTGCAGGCAACTTTGTGGATTTCTGCCAGGCCAAGATTGATGCAGCTGAAAATGAGTTTGAAAAGACTGTTTGGTCTTTCCTGAAG GTTAACTTCGATGATAATGTCCGGGGCAAGTTCCTGGAGCTTCTGGGGTACAAGAAAGAGGAACTTGCATTAAAG ATTTCAGCAGCACTGGAGGAAAAGGCTGTGGAGCCTGTGAAG CCAGTGGCAGAGGTGGACCAGCCTGCTCCAGTCAGCCTGCAGCCTTTAGCGGATCCCGGTCTTTTCTCCGCTGCTGACACCCCTGAGGCGTTCTTTGACATGATCAGTGCAGCGAACCTCCAGCCGGCAGACAAGCTGGAGCTGGAAGCCACCGCCGATCCAGAGACTGAGGAGCCGGCAGCAGCGGATCCAGAGGCTGAAGACACAAGCGCAGGCGAGGCTCTGACCAGCGAACCAGAACCAGATGTGGACCAGGTTCtcccagaggaggaggacatcCCATTGGAGGATGAG GAGGTGACTGCACCAGTGGAGGAGGAACCCAGTCCTGCTGAAGAGACAGCAGCTCCGGCTGAAGACCCTGCTGAAGACACTGCTGAGGTCCCAGCAGCTGAG GTCCCAGCTGAGGTCCCAGCTGAG GTCCCAGCTGAGGTCCCCGCTCAGGTTCAAGATCAGGTCCCAGCTCAGATCCCAGCTCAGGTCGCAGCTCCAGACCCCGACAAAGGAGGCGTTAGTCTCAGCATCAGTCAAG ATGTGGATGGGCTGATCACTCAGGCTCTGCTGACTGGAGACTTTGAGGGAGCTGTGGAGCTCTGTCTCCATGACAACCGCATGGCAGACAGCATCATCCTGGCCATCGCTGGAGGGGCCGAACTCCTGGAGAAAACCCAGAAGAAGTATTTCACAAAAACCCACAGCAAGATCACCAAG CTGATCAGCGCAGTGGTGATGAAGGACTGGCATGACATCCTGCAGACATGTGACCTGCAGAACTGGAAGGAGGCTCTGGCTGCTGTCATGACCTATGCTCAACCTGATGagttctcctccctctgtg ACCTCCTTGGCGGCAGGCtggaggcagcagaggagagccAACTACAAGCCCAGGCCTGTCTGTGTTACATCTGCGCCGGCAACGTGGAGAAACTAGTGTCCTGCTGGACCAGAGCACAGGACGGATactgcccactctctctccag GACCTGGTGGAGAAGGTGGTGGTGCTGCGCCAAGCCGTAGAGCAGACCCAGCGCTCCGGTCCCGCTGTTATGGGCGTCCTGCTGGCTGAAAAGATGAGTCAGTACGCCAACTTACTGGCCTCCCAGGGCAACCTGTCCACTGCCATCACCTACTTGCCTGACAACACCAACCAG GTTGCTGTGCAGCAGCTTCGTGACCGTCTCAGTCGGGCTCTGGGGCAACAGGCAGCAGCTCCCGCAGCTCCCGCAGCTCCGGTCCAGACCCAGAGAGCTCAGGCTCAGCGGCCGGCCCCTCAGGCCCAGCATACCGCAGCCGTGCCCAGGCTCCCGTTCACCCCGGCCCAGCCTGCTATGGTGCCTCAGCCCACTGCAGCACCAGCGCCCATGCCTCCACCTGCCTCTGCCCCAGCGCAGCCTCAGTATTACCAGCCA GTGAGGGCTGCCTCCACTGTCACCTCCTGGAGTAACCAAACTCCCACAGCCCTCCCCAatgtccctcctcctcttcaactAGGCACCGCCTCAGACCAGCAG GTGGAGCCCTCAAACCCCATGTATGGGATGCCAGCCTCTGGAGCACCTGCTGCCCCTCCAGCCTCCTCCACTCCTGCATTCATGTACTCTCACCAGTACCAGC CCTACCCCCAGGTCAACCAGTACCCACCTGGAGCCGGGGGGGTGCCTATCTATCAGCCTCTGCAGTACTCCTCTgccgctcctctccctccgccccccgctgccacctcctccactcctcagcCCCCGGGCTTTCTGTCTCAGTATGTGCAGCCCGTTCCCTCCCAGCAAGCTCCTCCCCTCTATCCCGGACCGCCTCCCGTCAGCCAGTGTTTGtcgtcttctcctccttcccatcctcccttctttccaactgcatcctcctccttctctcctcctccgtcctctGGAGCGTCCTTCCAACATGGCGGGCCAGGATCTCCGGTCTCTTACATGCCGCCTCCTCCACCCACCGGACTCTCAGGTACACAGCCTGACCCTGACCAGATCCCCGCCTCTCAGAGGAAAG gGCCTCAGAATGGCTGGAATGATCCTCCCGCCCTGAGCAGAGCACCAAAGAAGAAG CAGCTTCCAGAAAACTACACTCCTCCTGCCCCCATCACCGCCCCCATCATGGCTCCACTGGGCGGTGATCCTCAGGCCCAGCCCATATGCTCCGCAGCCCCCCAAGCCATGGTCCAGGGCCCGCCCGGGGGCCAGGCGCCCTACTCGggcatgcagcagcagctctccccTCCACCCATGAACCCAGCCATGCCTAAGACCAGTGTGGAGGGGGCACCAGGAGCGCCCATTGGGGATGTCATACAG CCCATGCAGTCCATCCCTGCCGAGAAGATCATGAAGAAGCCCATCCCCGACGAGCACTTGGTCCTGAAGACCACATTCGAGGGCCTCATCCACAAGTGCTTGGCTGTAGCCGCTGACCCT CAAACCAAGAGAAAGCTCGACGACGCCAACAAACGTCTGGAAGCCCTCTACGACAAACTCCGAGAGCAGACG ctctccccAGCCATTGTAGGAGGACTGCACAACATGGCGAGGAGCATAGAGTCTCGATCCTACGCAGAGGGCCTCAACATCCACACCCACATAGTCAGTAACAGCAACTTCAGCGAGACGTCAGCCTTCATGCCCGTGCTCAAGGTGGTGTTGACGCAAGCCAACAAACTCGGCGTCTGA